ATCGCTTCTTTTTGGCACTCTTAAAAAAGTCGCTTGGGCATAAGGCATATTCTCATTGATTTTTAACACAAACTTAGCGTTTCGTTTGTTGAGCGCTTTTAGAATGTTGTAATACCCATTGACTTGTTCTAACGAACCTGTGATGATGATGAGATCCGCATAAGTCCCCATTGCTCTTGTTTTGATAATGGGGTTTTCTATGGATAAATAGTTGTTGTAATCCAATAGATCCATAGCGTAGAGATAAGTTTTGTCTTTCAAAGCGCTATTACCAAACCAATCCCCAAAGCTTTTGTCATTCACGTTCAAGGTGTCGTATATATCAAAAAGCGCTTGAGTTTTTGTGTCATCAACAGAGACATATTGAGGTTTCTTATGATCAGGGATCTGTTGGCGCTGTTTAGCTTCTTTTTTGAGGCGTTTAGCCTCTTTCTTGGTCTCTTTAGTTTCTTTAGTGGCCTTAATGACCTTATCGGCTTCACTTATTTCTTTAGCATAAAGAGTGTTAGAGATTAGTAAGCCCATGAGTAATACAGCGGTTGCTAGTTTTCTAAACATTAGTTTCCTTTTTTTTCAAATTAATATGGAGACAAAATTCTATTGCTTTTAAGATAAGCGATGTAGCTGTAAAAAACTCATTGTTTTTGAAATTCTTTTTTCTTTTCATTAATCTATTGCATTTGGGATATTTAAGATCTTGTGAATCCATACTAGCAGTCCATTTGCACTTAGGATAATTTTTACATCCTAAGAAAAAAGAATTTTCTTTAATATTAGCTTTTACACCAGCCAAAATGAAACGCTCAAGGCGTTTGATTTTTTGCTTTTCAATCTTATTAAGCAATTCTTTTTTTTCTTTTTCTAAATCTTTTTTTCGTTCGTTTTGTTTTGCAAGATCGATAAAGTAAAACTTCCTATTGCAATTCTTACAAGCGTAAGCTCCTCCCCTACCACTT
This DNA window, taken from Helicobacter pylori, encodes the following:
- a CDS encoding topoisomerase DNA-binding C4 zinc finger domain-containing protein, with translation MSLATSYNVSNNFSKFNIKRVRGYLICSVCNTPKMIQRGLNGVSFYGCSDYVNKGDCKGVLREINGSMKAVCLHCENTPIMEKVESGRGGAYACKNCNRKFYFIDLAKQNERKKDLEKEKKELLNKIEKQKIKRLERFILAGVKANIKENSFFLGCKNYPKCKWTASMDSQDLKYPKCNRLMKRKKNFKNNEFFTATSLILKAIEFCLHINLKKKETNV